The nucleotide window AAATTAGAAAGCTTAACGCGCGGATCAAATGCGTCAAAGATGCTTTCTGATTCCATTATTACGATTCGTAATGACCGTTTCGTTATTCCCGTAAAGCAGGAATACCGTTCGCATTACGGTGGAATTGTGCATGATCAATCGGCATCTGGCCAAACATTATTCATTGAGCCAGAATCAGTTATTCAATCAAATAACGAAGTTCAGCGCTTAAAAGTGAAGGAAAAAGCTGAAATTGACCGTATTTTAGCCGAACTTACAGCAAAGGTTGCAGAGGTAGGGCATGATTTATTTGTACTTGTCCAATTACTTGGTGAAATCGATGTTATTTTAGCAAAAGGGAAATACGGACAAGCCAACAAATGTACAATGCCGAAAATGAATAATGAAGGCTTCACACGTTTAGTACGTGCCCGTCATCCACTATTGCCAATTGAAGAAGCAGTGGCAAATACGATCGAGTTTGGCCGAGATATTACGGCGATTGTTATTACGGGACCGAATACAGGTGGTAAAACGGTAACATTAAAGACGGTAGGACTTTGTACGTTAATGGCACAATGTGGTTTACCAGTACCCGCTTTGGATGGCTCAGAGCTTGCTGTATTTGAAAAAATTTTCGCCGATATTGGCGATGAGCAATCAATTGAACAATCCTTATCAACTTTCTCTTCACATATGGTGAACATTGTAGATATTTTAAGCAAATTTGACGAGCACTCTCTTGTCCTTTTCGATGAGCTTGGAGCAGGGACAGACCCACAAGAAGGTGCTGCTTTAGCTATATCGATTTTAGATGAAGTAGTTGGTAAAGGTGCACGCGTTATGGCAACAACCCACTACCCAGAGTTAAAAGCTTACGGCTATAACCGTCCTTCCGTAGTGAATGCAAGTGTTGAATTTGATATTGAAACATTAAGCCCAACGTACCGACTCTTAATCGGTGTTCCTGGTCGATCAAATGCCTTTGAAATTTCAAAGCGTCTCGGTTTAAATACAGACGTTATTGAACGGGCAAAGTCATTTACAGGTACAGATCGTCATGAGGTTGAGTCGATGATTGCCTCATTAGAAGAAAGTCGATTACGTTCAGAACGTGAAGCAGATGAAGCCCATGCATTACTAGAAGATGCTCAAGGGATTCGTGCTCAGCTAGAGGAGCGTTTACGCACATACGATGAAAAGAAAGAAAGCTTAGAGAAAAAGGCAAAAGAGAAGGCGCGTAAAATTGTGGATGAGGCGAAAAAAGAAGCCGAAAAAATAATTACAGAATTACGTGAGATGAAAGAAAATGCCGCATCAAACGTTAAGGAGCATGAGCTAATTGATGCGAAAAAGCGCTTAGAAGAAGCTGCGCCAATTGAAAATAAAGTATTACAAAAAGCAGTAGCTGCCCGTGAGCGTAAACAAAACCTCCAAGTAGGAGACGAAGTTAAAGTATTAAGCTACGGCCAAAAAGGAACAATTCTTCAAAAAGTAGCTGGCGAAGAATGGGTTGTTCAAATTGGTATTTTGAAAATGAAGCTACCAGAAAGTGATTTAGAATACATTAAGCCTGAAAAAGAAAAAGCTACACGCACAATGATGAATGTAAAAAATCGCAATAGTCATGTGAAATTAGAGCTTGATTTACGAGGAGAACGTTACGAGGATGCGCTTCTTCGTACAGAGAAATATTTAGATGATGCGCTTTTAGCAAATTACCCGCGTGTCTCGATTATCCATGGTAAAGGAACAGGTGCTTTACGCCAAGGGATTCAAAGCTACTTGAAAAATCATAAGCGTGTAAAAACATTCCGCTACGGTGAAGCGGGCGAGGGTGGCTTTGGTGTAACCGTTGTCGAGTTAAAATAACGCTTGCTCCTTATAAAAAAATCGCTAATATTAAAGATAGAAAAGTAACTTAGAGGGAGTTGAATGGATTGCAGCTAAGTTCAAGCTTTTGGCGCCATCCGCTCGTTGAAACAGCTGGCTATTTTAGCGTTGTTGTCCTATGCTTGTTTGTTGCGATGATTCTATTTGAAATCGTTACAAAATATAAAAATTGGGAAGAGATAAAAAATGGAAATGTTGCAGTAGCACTTGCAACAGGCGGAAAAATTATGGGGATTTGTAATATTTTCCGCTATTCAATTGAGCAGCATACATCATTTGTTGAGATGGTAGGCTGGGGATTATTCGGATTTATGTTACTAATTTTTGCCTATTTATTATTTGAATTTTTAACGCCTAAGTTTAATGTGGACGAAGAAATTGCAGCAGACAATCGTTCGGTTGGCTTTATCTCATTCACGATTTCAGTCGGTTTGTCATTCGTAATTGGTGCTAGTATATCCTAGGAGAAAAAAGATGGAAACATTGTCTAAAATTTTAATTGTTGTCTGTTTATTATTCCTAGCAGTAGGAATCTATTATATGTTTACAGTTTAAACTTTCATTAATCCATACAAGAGCAGGTAAGCTAAAGAAACTTAGTTTACTTGCTTTTTGTTTTAAAAAAATGTACTAGATTTCAAATTCATTTAAGAAAATTTTTAACAACAAAACTTTTGTGGAAAAATATATTTTAATAACAATAGAATCAATTTAAAGGGAAATGGAATAGGAATATTATAAAAGTCATAATATTATTTTGAGTAAATAAATGCATAAGCGAGAAAATAACTAAAAATTCGATTAAATAGTTTGAAAGAATTACCTTTTTTAATTATAATGATTAAAAAGTAAGAGCTTTCACAAAGGGGGAATTATTATGAGTGAAAAGGTTTGGTTATCGAGTTATCCGGAAGAAATTCCACATACGTTGGATATTCCGGCAATACCTGTACAGCAATTTTTAACACAGGCATACGAAGAAGTACCAAACAAAATTGGCTTGCATTTTATGGGGAAGGAAATGACATACAAGGAATTGTATGAATCAGCAATGAAGTTTGCTAATTATCTGCGTTCTCTAGGGGTGGAGAAGGGCGATCGAGTAGCAATTATGTTACCAAACTGTCCACAAGCGGTAATTGCATACTATGGTACGATGTATGCAGGCGGTATTGTCGTTCAAACGAACCCACTTTATACAGAACGTGAGCTTCAATATCAAATGGCGGATTCTGGTGCAAAAGTAATCTTAGTCATGGACATTTTGTATCCGCGTACAATGAAAATAATTAAAGAAACGAGTTTAGAAAATGTTATCGTTACGGGAATTAAAGACTATTTACCATTCCCTAAAAATTTAGTGTATCCATTTATTCAAAAGAAGCAGTATGGCTTCAGTGTAAAAGTGGAGCATAGCGGAACAAATCATCTGTTTACTGAAATAATGAAATCTGCTTCTACAAGCCCAATTGAGGTAGACTTTGATTTTGAAGAGGATTTAGCATTATTACAATACACAGGTGGTACGACAGGATTCCCAAAAGGCGTAATGCTAACTCATAAAAACCTCATTTCAAATACAACTATGTGTGATGCATGGATGTATCGTTGTAACAAGCGAGAGGAAACGATTTTAGGTATTTTGCCATTCTTCCACGTATATGGAATGACGACTGTATTAATTTTATCAGTGATGCAACAGGGGAAAATGGTGTTATTACCGAAATTTGATGCTGAGCAAGCATTGAAAACAATCGACAAACAAAAGCCGACATTATTCCCAGGGGCACCAACTATGTATATCGGATTATTAAATCATCCAGACCTTTCTAAATATGACCTCTCTTCAATAAAAGCATGCTTAAGTGGCTCAGCACCACTTCCATTAGAAGTTCAAGAAAGCTTTGAAAAAATTTCTGGTGGCCGTGTCGTAGAAGGCTATGGTTTAACTGAAACGTCTCCAGTAACGCATGCAAACCCAATTTGGGAAAATCGTATCAATGGTTCAATTGGTTTACCATGGCCAAATACAGATTCTGTAATTTTACGGTCAGGTGAAGCCGAAATTTTACCTCCGGGTGAAATTGGGGAAATTGCAATTAAAGGTCCGCAAGTAATGAAAGGCTACTGGAACCGTCCTGAAGACACAGCAATGACTTTCAATGATGGCTGGTTCTTAACAGGAGACTTAGGCTATATGGATGAAAAAGGTTATTTCTATGTAGTTGATCGTAAAAAGGATATGATTATTGCAGGTGGCTTTAATATTTATCCACGTGAAGTAGAAGAAATTTTATACGAGCATGAAGCCGTTCAGGAATGTGTTGTAGCTGGTATTCCAGATCCATATCGTGGGGAGACGGTGAAGGCATACATTGTTCTTAAAGAAGGTAAATCAGTAACTGAAAAAGAGTTAAATGAATTTTGCCGTAAAAATTTAGCTGCATATAAAGTGCCGCGCTTCTATGAGTTCCGTAATGAGCTACCAAAAACAGCTGTAGGAAAGATTTTACGTCGAACACTTGTTGACGAAGAGAAGCAAAAGATTGCAGAGCAACCAGCGGCAAAATAATATGGTAGTAAACTATTGACAGAATGTTTTACAAATTATAATATGAAAATATGAATGAATGGTCATTCATGTTTTCATATTTTTTTGGTGGTGAACAGCTTGAAACGAAATAAACCCAAGTATATGCAAATAGTAGATGCTGCAGTCATTGCAATAGCAGAAAATGGCTATCATCAAGCCCAAGTTTCTAAAATTGCCAAACAGGCTGGAGTAGCTGATGGGACAATCTATTTATATTTTAAAAACAAAGAAGATATTTTAATTTCCGTATTCCAGGAAAAAATGGGTATTTTCGTAGAGAATTTACAGGATATAATTAAAAGTGGAGAAACTTCTTCCGAAAAGCTCAGTCGAATGATTGAAAATCATTTCCAAGTTTTATCGAGTGATCGCCATTTAGCTACAGTAACTCAATTGGAGTTAAGACAGTCGAATAAAGAAATTAGATTGAAGATTAATACTATTTTAAAAGAGTACTTAGTATTACTCGATCAAATTTTAATCGAAGGTATGTTAAATGGAGAGTTTAATCAAGCAATGGATGTTCGTATTGCTCGTCAAATGGTCTTTGGAACAATCGATGAAATTACGACAACATGGGTAATGAATGAATATCGATATGACTTAATGGAACAAGCTCCAAAAGTTAAACAATTAATATTAAATGCAATTAAAGCATAAAAAGGGGATGTGGGGAAATGGAGTTTCTTAGTTGGACAGTAGAAGAAGGCGTAGCAATCGCTACGATTTCGAGACCACCAGCAAATGCGTTATCACAAGGTTTAATTCAGGATGTCAATGCATTGTTAGACGCGGTTGAGCAAGATGAATCGGTTCGCGTAATCGTTATTCATGGAGAAGGCCGTTTCTTCTCAGCAGGCGCTGATATTAAAGAGTTTACTAGTGTAGCATCAGGTGAAGAGTTTGCAGGGCTAGCGAAAAACGGTCAAGTTGTTTTCGAACGATTAGAAACGTATTCTAAGCCAATTATTGCAGCAATTCACGGAGCGGCCCTAGGTGGTGGATTAGAGCTTGCGATGGGATGTCATATACGTTTCGTTACTGAAACAGCAAAGCTCGGCTTACCAGAGTTATCGTTAGGAATTATTCCTGGTTTTGCAGGGACTCAGCGTTTACCACGTTATGTAGGTGTTGCAAAAGCAGCGGAAATGATGTTCACAAGTGATCCGATTTCAGGGGTGGAAGCGGTTCAGTGGGGATTAGCAAACAAAGCGTTCACAGATGAAGAGCTATTACCGAAAACGCTTGAAATCGCGAAGAAAATTGCGAAGAAGTCTCCGATCGCATTAAAAGCAGCAATTCAAATGCTGAATTATTCTAAGACACCATCATTTTATGAAGGTGTAGAAGCAGAGGCAGCGAGCTTTGGTGAAGTATTTGTATCAGGCGATGCAAAAGAAGGTATCCAAGCATTTATTGAAAAACGTGAACCAATTTTTACAGGTAAATAATATATCGCTATTTACCTGTAAATGAGGAATAAATTAAAAGCTTTTAGGAGGTCTAGATAATGAATATTTTTGTATTAGTAAAACGTACTTTTGACACAGAAGAAAAAATCGTTGTAGCAAACGGTAAAATTCAAGAAGATGGTGCAGAGTTTATCATCAATCCATATGATGAGTACGCAATTGAGGAAGCGATTCAAAAGCGTGATGCATTAGGCGGTAAAGTAACAGTTGTAACAATCGGTGGCGAAGATGCAGAAAAGCAATTACGTACAGCATTAGCAATGGGCGCTGATGAAGCAGTTTTAATTAATACAGAAGATGATTTAGATGAATTAGATCAATATTCAGCAGCTTATATTTTAGCTGAATATTTAAAAGACAAAGAAGCAGATTTAATTTTAGCAGGTAACGTTGCAATTGATGGTGGTTCTGGTCAAGTAGGTCCTCGTTTAGCGGATTTACTAGGCATCAACTACGTAACAACAATTACAAGCCTTGAAATTGACGGAACGAATGTGAAAATCGTTCGTGATATCGAAGGTGATTCTGAAATTTTAGAAACATCTTTACCATTACTAGTAACAGCACAACAAGGGTTAAACGAACCACGTTACCCATCTTTACCAGGGATCATGAAGGCGAAAAAGAAACCACTTGAAGAGCTTGAGTTAGATGATTTAGACATTGATGAAGATGATGTTGAAGTAAAAGTAGAAACTGTAGAAATTTACTTACCACCACAAAAAGCAGCTGGACGTATTTTAGAAGGTGACCTTTCTGCACAGGTAAAAGAATTAGTTAACTTATTGCACAACGAAGCAAAAGTAGTTTAATTTGAAAAATTCTACTCATTGAAAATGTTTAATTTTACGAAGA belongs to Solibacillus sp. FSL R7-0682 and includes:
- a CDS encoding TetR/AcrR family transcriptional regulator — encoded protein: MKRNKPKYMQIVDAAVIAIAENGYHQAQVSKIAKQAGVADGTIYLYFKNKEDILISVFQEKMGIFVENLQDIIKSGETSSEKLSRMIENHFQVLSSDRHLATVTQLELRQSNKEIRLKINTILKEYLVLLDQILIEGMLNGEFNQAMDVRIARQMVFGTIDEITTTWVMNEYRYDLMEQAPKVKQLILNAIKA
- a CDS encoding long-chain-fatty-acid--CoA ligase; the encoded protein is MSEKVWLSSYPEEIPHTLDIPAIPVQQFLTQAYEEVPNKIGLHFMGKEMTYKELYESAMKFANYLRSLGVEKGDRVAIMLPNCPQAVIAYYGTMYAGGIVVQTNPLYTERELQYQMADSGAKVILVMDILYPRTMKIIKETSLENVIVTGIKDYLPFPKNLVYPFIQKKQYGFSVKVEHSGTNHLFTEIMKSASTSPIEVDFDFEEDLALLQYTGGTTGFPKGVMLTHKNLISNTTMCDAWMYRCNKREETILGILPFFHVYGMTTVLILSVMQQGKMVLLPKFDAEQALKTIDKQKPTLFPGAPTMYIGLLNHPDLSKYDLSSIKACLSGSAPLPLEVQESFEKISGGRVVEGYGLTETSPVTHANPIWENRINGSIGLPWPNTDSVILRSGEAEILPPGEIGEIAIKGPQVMKGYWNRPEDTAMTFNDGWFLTGDLGYMDEKGYFYVVDRKKDMIIAGGFNIYPREVEEILYEHEAVQECVVAGIPDPYRGETVKAYIVLKEGKSVTEKELNEFCRKNLAAYKVPRFYEFRNELPKTAVGKILRRTLVDEEKQKIAEQPAAK
- a CDS encoding electron transfer flavoprotein subunit beta/FixA family protein codes for the protein MNIFVLVKRTFDTEEKIVVANGKIQEDGAEFIINPYDEYAIEEAIQKRDALGGKVTVVTIGGEDAEKQLRTALAMGADEAVLINTEDDLDELDQYSAAYILAEYLKDKEADLILAGNVAIDGGSGQVGPRLADLLGINYVTTITSLEIDGTNVKIVRDIEGDSEILETSLPLLVTAQQGLNEPRYPSLPGIMKAKKKPLEELELDDLDIDEDDVEVKVETVEIYLPPQKAAGRILEGDLSAQVKELVNLLHNEAKVV
- a CDS encoding DUF350 domain-containing protein, which produces MQLSSSFWRHPLVETAGYFSVVVLCLFVAMILFEIVTKYKNWEEIKNGNVAVALATGGKIMGICNIFRYSIEQHTSFVEMVGWGLFGFMLLIFAYLLFEFLTPKFNVDEEIAADNRSVGFISFTISVGLSFVIGASIS
- a CDS encoding endonuclease MutS2, with translation MIEKRALKTLEFDKVREQVSAFCTNSIGKQAIDELVPETNFETVVELLEEMDEGLAILRVKGNVPMGGIFDVRPHARRSQIGGMLSPMELMEIASTIRASRILRNFIEDIEAENTIEIPHFIERKEQMPVLTALQHEINDCIDDNGAVLDSASPALRSIRQSLRSEESKVRQKLESLTRGSNASKMLSDSIITIRNDRFVIPVKQEYRSHYGGIVHDQSASGQTLFIEPESVIQSNNEVQRLKVKEKAEIDRILAELTAKVAEVGHDLFVLVQLLGEIDVILAKGKYGQANKCTMPKMNNEGFTRLVRARHPLLPIEEAVANTIEFGRDITAIVITGPNTGGKTVTLKTVGLCTLMAQCGLPVPALDGSELAVFEKIFADIGDEQSIEQSLSTFSSHMVNIVDILSKFDEHSLVLFDELGAGTDPQEGAALAISILDEVVGKGARVMATTHYPELKAYGYNRPSVVNASVEFDIETLSPTYRLLIGVPGRSNAFEISKRLGLNTDVIERAKSFTGTDRHEVESMIASLEESRLRSEREADEAHALLEDAQGIRAQLEERLRTYDEKKESLEKKAKEKARKIVDEAKKEAEKIITELREMKENAASNVKEHELIDAKKRLEEAAPIENKVLQKAVAARERKQNLQVGDEVKVLSYGQKGTILQKVAGEEWVVQIGILKMKLPESDLEYIKPEKEKATRTMMNVKNRNSHVKLELDLRGERYEDALLRTEKYLDDALLANYPRVSIIHGKGTGALRQGIQSYLKNHKRVKTFRYGEAGEGGFGVTVVELK
- a CDS encoding enoyl-CoA hydratase, yielding MEFLSWTVEEGVAIATISRPPANALSQGLIQDVNALLDAVEQDESVRVIVIHGEGRFFSAGADIKEFTSVASGEEFAGLAKNGQVVFERLETYSKPIIAAIHGAALGGGLELAMGCHIRFVTETAKLGLPELSLGIIPGFAGTQRLPRYVGVAKAAEMMFTSDPISGVEAVQWGLANKAFTDEELLPKTLEIAKKIAKKSPIALKAAIQMLNYSKTPSFYEGVEAEAASFGEVFVSGDAKEGIQAFIEKREPIFTGK